A stretch of Spirosoma oryzicola DNA encodes these proteins:
- a CDS encoding LexA family protein, giving the protein MRDTIDPIPDENIWQVDTNQRVPIPLFGSAVSAGFGNPAETHIEQRLNLQDLCVEHVDTTYFVFVEGDSMINDEIRPGTILVVDSSIPISTGDIVVGWVNGDCFVKRFVRSGKMITLFPSNPDYLPIYVHPEVDQFKVLGKVTHFVSKPKKWSQEELLAAKDHVRTR; this is encoded by the coding sequence ATGAGAGACACCATTGATCCGATTCCCGACGAAAATATATGGCAGGTTGACACGAATCAACGGGTTCCTATTCCCTTGTTTGGCTCTGCCGTTTCCGCCGGATTTGGTAACCCTGCCGAAACCCACATTGAGCAGCGGTTGAACCTTCAGGATCTCTGTGTTGAACACGTTGATACTACCTACTTTGTGTTTGTCGAAGGCGACTCAATGATCAATGATGAAATCCGGCCCGGTACTATTCTCGTAGTCGATTCGTCTATTCCTATCAGTACGGGTGATATTGTGGTTGGCTGGGTGAATGGAGACTGTTTTGTCAAACGGTTTGTTCGCTCCGGCAAAATGATTACCCTGTTTCCGAGTAATCCCGACTATTTACCCATCTACGTACACCCCGAAGTCGATCAATTCAAAGTGCTGGGCAAGGTGACGCACTTTGTCTCAAAGCCTAAAAAGTGGAGCCAGGAAGAACTACTAGCCGCCAAAGACCATGTACGCACTCGTTGA